The following are encoded together in the Nitrospirae bacterium YQR-1 genome:
- a CDS encoding helix-turn-helix domain-containing protein produces the protein MDSNLLNIKEASEYLRISSATLYNLMKKDVLKTVKIGKRTLFDKKDIDTFIEQSKRN, from the coding sequence ATGGATAGTAATTTATTAAATATTAAAGAGGCGTCAGAATACCTGAGAATAAGCAGCGCAACACTGTATAATCTGATGAAAAAAGATGTATTAAAAACTGTCAAAATTGGTAAGCGAACTCTTTTTGATAAAAAAGACATAGATACATTCATAGAGCAAAGTAAAAGAAACTGA
- a CDS encoding DUF5618 family protein, producing MARRAKTHTPGEALRYLANARELLSKIPVDGDFYADTKPVREAFGTAYLAVLEAINEVLIKKGLTVKELPNSVDGYRAALQKYVSVHNGKLLKDFERLYEALHIAGYYRGFIIDTNAVKDYFKTTERFIKKLTPQE from the coding sequence ATGGCACGTCGAGCAAAAACGCACACACCAGGAGAGGCCTTAAGGTATTTGGCCAATGCACGGGAATTGTTAAGCAAAATTCCAGTAGATGGCGACTTTTATGCCGATACCAAACCTGTAAGAGAAGCCTTTGGAACGGCTTATTTGGCTGTCTTAGAGGCCATAAATGAGGTGTTGATAAAGAAAGGATTAACCGTCAAAGAACTACCAAACTCTGTAGATGGTTACAGGGCAGCCTTACAAAAATATGTGTCGGTACATAACGGAAAACTGTTAAAAGACTTTGAACGTCTTTATGAGGCCTTACATATTGCCGGCTACTACAGAGGGTTTATAATTGATACAAACGCCGTCAAGGATTATTTTAAGACAACAGAGCGGTTTATAAAGAAGCTAACACCTCAAGAATAA
- the smpB gene encoding SsrA-binding protein SmpB encodes MKLAAQNKKAYHDYTIEESLEAGLSLKGTEVKAIREGRINLRDSYVVVKDKEAFLLNCHISPYSHGNIMNHEPLRTRKLLLHIKEILKLTGKSAQKGYSLIPLKVYFKGPYVKVEVGLAKGKRQYEKRQQIKERDIRREMDREMS; translated from the coding sequence ATGAAACTAGCGGCTCAGAATAAAAAAGCGTACCATGATTATACAATAGAGGAGAGCCTTGAGGCAGGGCTGAGTTTAAAGGGCACAGAGGTAAAGGCCATACGAGAGGGCCGGATAAATTTAAGAGACAGTTATGTAGTAGTAAAAGACAAAGAAGCATTTTTACTGAATTGCCACATAAGTCCTTACAGCCATGGCAATATAATGAACCATGAGCCTCTGAGGACCAGGAAGTTGTTGTTGCATATAAAGGAAATCTTAAAGTTGACAGGTAAGAGTGCCCAGAAGGGGTATTCGTTAATCCCGCTTAAGGTATATTTTAAGGGGCCCTACGTAAAGGTGGAGGTAGGGTTGGCAAAGGGTAAGAGACAGTATGAAAAGCGGCAACAGATAAAGGAGCGTGATATACGGAGAGAGATGGACAGAGAGATGAGTTAA
- a CDS encoding FixH family protein, producing the protein MNNLRKIMMVVLVMVVTFALTATGSEAKNTKMTSKAGQYTVAMTLDKGDPVVGDNIATIEIKDMEGKYVLDAKVVVEYSMPAMPGMPAMNYKAKAKSNAEQYIATMTLPMAGAWNIAVKITRDGKTESAKYNVDAK; encoded by the coding sequence ATGAACAATTTAAGAAAAATAATGATGGTTGTTTTGGTAATGGTCGTTACGTTTGCTTTGACAGCAACAGGCTCAGAAGCAAAGAATACAAAGATGACAAGCAAAGCCGGACAATATACGGTTGCAATGACACTTGACAAGGGTGACCCTGTGGTTGGAGACAACATAGCAACCATAGAGATAAAAGACATGGAAGGCAAATACGTTTTAGATGCAAAGGTTGTAGTGGAATACTCGATGCCCGCCATGCCCGGAATGCCCGCTATGAATTACAAGGCCAAAGCGAAGTCCAATGCTGAACAATACATTGCAACAATGACTCTGCCTATGGCCGGCGCTTGGAATATAGCAGTTAAAATAACCAGAGACGGCAAGACTGAGTCGGCAAAGTACAATGTGGATGCTAAGTAA
- a CDS encoding TolC family protein, protein MWMLSKTPILLIAFFLLATPAFAVAELDLDTLVTEALIENHEVLMANEKVFTAEFKIPQAGALPDPMFMFGYQNESWNRYTYGEMQDAQWMFSLSQTFPFPGKLALKEEMLTKESLSLKESARGVKFRTVARIKELYYSLLYSTLLVDTIQKRMTLFSRVEDAALARYSSGMGSQQDVLMAQTEKYMAIEKEIMEKQRLQSLEGMLNVTMGREVNSPLGKPVKKTVVSYKHTLEELIKAAYDNSPEIKAREKMLEVAATKIAMAKKEFYPDVTLSAAVAKRTPPFEDMWSLTATVNIPIFYKQKQEMGVMQARSEASSTTHELDAYKYMVSSALRELLSMVKAAETLTDLYQNVMIPKAYQDFELSLSSYISGKSDALTVVSRLKSLLDYEILYNKQYTEREKAIAQIEAVTGAETLTSGAKGEQLK, encoded by the coding sequence ATGTGGATGCTAAGTAAAACGCCCATTTTATTAATTGCATTTTTTCTTTTGGCTACTCCTGCGTTTGCCGTAGCGGAGCTTGACCTTGACACATTAGTTACAGAGGCGCTGATAGAAAACCACGAAGTGCTTATGGCAAACGAGAAGGTATTCACTGCTGAGTTCAAAATCCCACAGGCTGGTGCGCTCCCCGACCCGATGTTTATGTTTGGTTACCAAAATGAATCATGGAACAGATATACTTACGGGGAGATGCAGGACGCACAGTGGATGTTTTCCCTGTCACAGACGTTTCCATTTCCCGGCAAACTTGCCCTCAAAGAGGAAATGTTGACAAAGGAGAGCCTCTCACTTAAGGAGTCAGCCAGGGGTGTAAAGTTTCGCACCGTGGCAAGGATTAAGGAACTCTACTACAGTTTGCTTTATTCCACGCTCCTTGTTGATACTATACAAAAGCGGATGACTCTTTTTTCAAGGGTTGAGGATGCCGCACTTGCCAGATACTCTTCCGGCATGGGCTCCCAACAGGACGTCCTGATGGCTCAGACTGAAAAATATATGGCTATTGAAAAAGAGATAATGGAAAAACAACGCTTGCAGAGCCTTGAGGGAATGCTTAATGTAACAATGGGCAGAGAGGTGAACTCTCCGCTGGGAAAACCTGTCAAAAAAACGGTAGTCTCCTATAAGCACACTCTGGAAGAATTGATAAAAGCAGCCTATGACAACTCCCCTGAAATAAAAGCCCGTGAAAAGATGCTGGAAGTCGCAGCAACTAAAATCGCTATGGCTAAGAAGGAGTTTTACCCTGACGTTACTCTTAGTGCCGCAGTGGCTAAAAGGACACCCCCGTTTGAGGACATGTGGTCTCTTACCGCAACCGTCAATATCCCAATATTTTATAAACAGAAGCAGGAGATGGGTGTGATGCAGGCACGCTCTGAAGCATCCTCAACAACACATGAGCTTGACGCATACAAGTACATGGTCTCATCGGCACTCAGAGAGCTTCTCTCTATGGTTAAAGCCGCTGAGACACTCACTGACCTCTACCAAAATGTGATGATACCAAAGGCATATCAGGACTTTGAACTTTCCCTGAGCAGTTATATCTCAGGCAAGAGCGATGCGCTCACTGTGGTATCAAGATTAAAGTCACTCCTTGACTACGAAATTCTCTATAATAAACAATACACTGAAAGGGAAAAAGCCATTGCACAGATAGAGGCTGTCACTGGGGCGGAGACGCTTACCTCCGGTGCAAAAGGGGAGCAGTTGAAATGA